A single genomic interval of uncultured Sphaerochaeta sp. harbors:
- the rpsJ gene encoding 30S ribosomal protein S10, whose translation MAKERIRVRLRGFDIELVEQSSKAIVDTVVRAGATVSGPVPLPTRINKYTVLRSPFVNKKSREQFEMRTHKRLIDILDPTSKVMDALMKLELPAGVDVEIKQ comes from the coding sequence ATGGCTAAAGAGAGAATTCGAGTTAGGCTGAGAGGTTTTGATATTGAGCTGGTTGAACAGAGCTCAAAAGCTATCGTAGATACCGTTGTCAGGGCTGGTGCTACAGTGTCAGGTCCTGTACCTCTCCCAACCCGTATCAACAAGTACACTGTCCTGAGATCGCCCTTTGTCAACAAAAAGTCTCGTGAACAATTTGAGATGAGAACCCACAAAAGGTTGATTGACATTTTGGATCCTACATCAAAAGTCATGGATGCCCTCATGAAGCTTGAGCTCCCTGCCGGTGTGGATGTAGAGATTAAACAGTAA
- the rplD gene encoding 50S ribosomal protein L4, protein METKVFSIDGKEVRTLVLNDEVFNREVSDGTIYYAVNSELANHRVGTASTKTRAEVRYSNNKPYKQKGTGNARAGDKKSPVRVGGGTIFGPKPRDYSITLPKKMKRLAMKSLLSMGVKEDRLVVVEDFSIESGKTRDLDKILKNFVEDESRTILILKDDDAMVRRAARNIPYLRVLSYNRLSAKELLYGRKLLVLEGAAKNLNEFYGDK, encoded by the coding sequence ATGGAAACGAAAGTCTTTTCAATCGACGGCAAAGAGGTCCGAACCCTCGTGTTGAATGATGAAGTATTCAACAGAGAGGTGAGTGATGGTACCATTTATTATGCCGTAAACAGCGAGCTTGCAAACCACCGTGTTGGTACTGCAAGTACTAAGACCCGCGCAGAGGTCAGATACAGCAATAATAAGCCATACAAACAGAAGGGTACTGGTAACGCACGTGCCGGTGACAAGAAAAGCCCTGTCAGAGTTGGTGGTGGAACGATTTTTGGGCCCAAGCCGCGCGATTATAGTATTACCCTCCCCAAGAAGATGAAGAGGCTTGCAATGAAAAGCCTGTTATCTATGGGAGTCAAGGAGGATCGTCTCGTTGTTGTAGAGGATTTCTCCATCGAAAGTGGCAAAACCAGGGATCTTGATAAGATTCTTAAGAACTTCGTCGAGGATGAGAGCAGAACCATTCTGATCCTGAAAGATGACGATGCAATGGTGCGCCGTGCTGCAAGGAACATTCCGTACCTGCGTGTTCTTTCTTACAACAGGCTTTCTGCTAAGGAGTTGTTGTACGGGAGAAAGCTCCTGGTTCTGGAAGGGGCTGCTAAGAATTTGAATGAATTCT
- the rplC gene encoding 50S ribosomal protein L3, producing MLGLIGKKVGMTQVFDAQGRLTPVTVIKIEGNVVVSDRNEEKNGYSAAVLGSIDKKKSTITKPYAGQFKEVCEPKQHVMEFRDYDREVAVGEVLGVDIFKDISFVDVTGTSKGKGFAGGMKRHGFKGGRATHGSKFHRDIGGTSMSSTPSRTFKGTRMAGHMGNERTTVQNLKVVRVDEEMQVLMVKGAIPGPAQSVVIVKKAIKK from the coding sequence ATGTTAGGGCTTATCGGCAAAAAAGTTGGAATGACACAGGTGTTTGATGCGCAAGGCAGGCTCACACCCGTGACTGTAATAAAAATAGAGGGCAACGTTGTTGTCTCGGACCGCAATGAGGAGAAGAATGGATATTCTGCTGCTGTATTGGGTTCGATTGACAAGAAGAAAAGCACTATCACCAAACCATATGCTGGACAGTTCAAGGAAGTATGTGAACCAAAGCAGCATGTAATGGAATTCCGTGACTATGACCGTGAGGTCGCAGTCGGCGAGGTGTTGGGCGTGGATATATTTAAGGACATCTCCTTTGTGGATGTCACCGGGACTTCTAAAGGTAAGGGTTTTGCCGGCGGTATGAAACGACATGGCTTTAAGGGCGGTCGTGCTACCCACGGTTCCAAATTCCATCGCGACATCGGCGGTACGTCAATGTCTTCCACCCCTTCCCGCACATTCAAAGGTACTCGGATGGCTGGCCACATGGGTAATGAGAGGACGACGGTCCAGAACCTGAAGGTAGTCCGTGTCGATGAAGAGATGCAGGTCCTTATGGTTAAGGGTGCTATCCCTGGCCCCGCCCAGAGTGTCGTCATCGTCAAGAAAGCGATCAAGAAGTAG